The nucleotide window AGGCTTTTGTGTGTTGGAGTTCCTGAAAAGTTGGAAAGTCCATAAAAAAGGTCTGGCCTTTGGTTCCTGCTTGTATTTTGTGGTGCTTATGGATAGAGAGGAACAAAAGATGTTTTGATGGTATCCCAACTCCCATTTCCTCTCTTAAGGCTAGTTATTTGATTAGTCTTTTTAGTTGGGTAAACCACTCCTCTGTAATTACTGTTGAATCTTTCCTAGAATTTATTAGCTCCATAGATGTATGTTGATAGTTGTGATAGCTTTTTTGCCTTCCTGGGAGCTGATAATTTCTTTGTAATGCTCgcatcttcttgatgctttCTGCTAATGATATCCTTCTTATTTCATAGAAAAAAAAGCTTCTTAGTAAAGAGTTTTACGGGGAGATCAGGAAAAGAAATCCAAGCAAGAGCAATGGAGGTTTCCTCGTTTGGATTAAACAAAAGTGTCCATTTTGAATTCTAAACTGATAATCAACATCCCGACCCTCGTCTTTACCCCAAATATATGCGACAGTCTTGGAATAAACAGAGATAAAGTCTCCATGAAGAAAAGCCTTACTAGCATATGCCTTGAATAAGTGAGACCAAATGAGCAGCCTCCTTTAATTCCCAGTTGCTGAGGAAAAAGTTTCCTCAATTCTGCCTTATCAGGTTTACCATATAAGAACTTTTCTATCAAAGCAAACTGTAAATTCCGATCCTTATGTAAGCATCAATATCAGCAGTTCCAAATAAGATTGTTGGCTTGCCATGGACGTAACTTACTTCCTTGGGTTTTAATGGTGTAGTGGGAGTAAGATTGGTGTCTGTTTTAATTAGGGTTGCATAAGTAGGCTGAGAAGAGGAAGGACTAAGCCCAGCAGGAGGGGCTGGACCACGACTGCAAAGTCCATGGCAAAGCTTTCTCCTCAAATTTCCATAGTTGTCGCCCAAGTTAGAGAGATGTAGGGTTCATTGCCCGAATCCTGCTTGTGTAGCTTAGCATTATTGTTCCATATCTCAAACTTTTTTGATGACCCCATATCTCAAAACTTTAATGGGGAGAGATTTCAATCAAGTTTTAATCATCCTTGTCCTTCTCCCAATTTAAAATCATCGCGTGGTGTTCTGATCAAACTGAATTTCAAGTTGTCATATGGTGGAGTAACTTATAAATTCACTAGTTGGTAGATTTACTCAAGAGACATTTTCTCCTGTTCAAAATGATAAAAAGTTAGTTGATAGTCTGCATTACTCAATATCGGTTTTTTCCTGTTCATTTAAACTTCTTTTGTTGTCTTTATCCTATACGGGGAAGTGCAAATACATCAGTTTCTTTAACTGAAGTATGCCAATTTCTCTGGAAAAAGGAACTGTGGATTTCAGCAATAACCACTGAATGGTCAGTCGACTTTTCTGACAGAAGAGTACAGTAGGTCCTGACTTTTGATGACAGAGTTATTATTTCATGGTCAAAAGCAATTGGACTATTGAGATAAGTTGTAGAGAACTGAACAATGCACAACAATTTACACAGTCAAAGGCTATATTGAGTATTCTATCTTCTGTTATCTACTTAGAGTACTTAAAGGTAGCCTTGTCTTCACCAAGAAGTGTGGTGTAATGGTCGGGATACATCCATCCTTAACTAGAGATCTCAAGTTTGAGCCATGGGAATGAAGAACATCTCAAATCTCAAGCGGGAGTAGCTTTACCCCCTTAATGGAAACATCTCAAATCTCAAATCTCAATCGGGTGTTGCTTTACCCCTTTAGTGGGCCTACCAGGGTGCGAATACGGATTAGTCGGGCCAGTAAACTTCGAATACTTGATGGTTGAACAACAAAATTAAAGGTTAGCCTTGTCATGTTAGGTCTCCAAATCGTTCTCTAAGACATTAGTACCAGAAGTCTAGATGCTTCATGGAGTGGTCATAATTCATTTGTTTCTCATATGTCTCTAAATATACTGTGAAGTTGTGAATTTCTGCTTATGTATCTGATTTCCACATTGTTTGAATTATTGTAAATCTTTTAACCATTGCTAATCGCAGAATCTAGGAAAAAGAGAAGTGTAGACGAAGTTTACTCATCAGCAAGGAAAGAAATGGACATTAGGTTTGTGTTCTGATGTTGTTACTGTAAATTGTACTACCTGGCTTTGCTGTCATTGTAGGATTATAGTTTCCATGCCTTGGTGCTGCAGGAAAATATGTGAGATGGAGAAGTTATCTACAGAAACTACAGTATCTGCTGAAGTTAATTCCGCTTGTTGTGAAGTGCTTCCATCTAGGGAAGGACAATGTTACTCTAATAGACATACTCCATCGCGTGGAAAGCGTAAAAGACTGTCTAAATGGCTGCGTCAAAGGAAGCTTAGGCAGTTGAAGGCTCAAGGAACACATTCCTTAATCCCTTGTATGAGTTCCAACACTAAGGACGAGTGGTTGGGAGACGTGAAGTGTGATGTAATCTTAAATTCAAGACCTCCTCTTAAAAAGGTGATTTATGAAACTTATACTGCTGTTACCAAATTTGATCTTATATCTAGCTTGCGGTCTTGTACACACCATAATATGGCCCTTTTTGCGTGTGATGCATTTGCTGATAAGTGATCACTGACTTGTAAGATGTTTCAGAATATTGCATTTGAAGGTTTTCAATCTTATAACCATTAAATGCATCTGCATATTATTCTTGTGAAATGATGCAGTTTGATCATTATAGTGCACATTTAGTAGCTTGATAACTTCTAGGCATTGGAATGATTGAATCCTACTTTATCTTTCTTAGGATTGCTAAAGGGTGTGTATTGGGATGAGTCATCCTTAGCCCCATTTTAACAATcagaaattttcttttttgatgaaaaaggtaaaaGTTTATACAATCAGAACTCAGGAAATTCTGCATGTAGTTCACAAATATTTCAGCATCTATTTAGATCTTCACCctcattttttttggtttaataaaaagttttccctttttcttaTCAACAGACAAATGCTTGGTGCTCGTGTTGTTCGGTCTTTGACCCTCTTTCAGAGGTCAAAAAGGAAATTCTAATCGACAGGCGAACCATGCTCTACAAGTTGGATAGTTGTTCATCAGTATTCCCATCCGAGCGTATCCTTCTACTTTGTCCCCCATGCTAATCTGGCTTGATATTATGGTTCACTTTAATTGCTACTAGTCGAAATTAAGAAAGGGATGGAGTTCCACCACTTTTATTCATACTTGTTCTGAAACTTTCTGCTTCTTAAGAGCTAAATGGTTTCATTCCCTTTAATTAGAGAGGAGTTTTACTTCTGCCTTTATTTCCAAGTCACTCGAGGAAATGGAAGAACTAAAATAGAAACTGATTGTTGTTGGCCTCTGTGCCATCGTTAGGGAAAACTTTGTTGACAAACTTAAGAATACTCAGACATCTTGTATTCCTTGAAGCCAAACTCTTCTGGAGCAAATGAACTCTTCAAGGAAATTTTTGGATCCCTAGGTGTTAATGTCTCTACTGAGGTAGCTCCTTGCGTGCACAGAAGCAACTGTAATCTCATTGCATCCTCGTGTCTGTGAGCAACAGCTTTCCCTTGTTCTTTATTGATAATAATCTATGttcatttcttctcttttaAGTAGTCTTTTTCTTCAAGGATTTTTATCTGATTTAGTCTCTTTGGTTGTTCTTCACATACTGAAGGCATATCTCTCAGCGGAATATGCAGATAATCTTTGTCAAAAATACTCTGGAGTAAATGATTTAGCactgtactttttttttctctttctaacAGTCCAAAGATTGAAATTGAGATTTTATCCCTTCTGAAAAGACATGGTGCTCCTCTTATCacatttttagtttctttttgtcTGCTCAAGCTCAAAGTGTCTGCACTTAGGGGTTAATGAATACTTTGTATGAGCTTGGAATTATTATGGATGATTANctattttatcccgggataagttatcccgggattactataccacccaaggagagggataacttatcccggtactaattattaatcccgggataagttatcccgaacttgtcaaccaaacaacaaaatgaacggtactataatttaatcccgggactatttggtattatccctcacaccaaacgaccccttagtctCTTTGGTTGTTCTTCACATACTGAAGGCTTATCTCTATGCAGATAATCTTTGTCAAAAATACTCTGGAGTAAATGATTTAGCACTgtacttttttttgttctttctaaCAGTCCAAAGATTGAAATTGAGATTTTATCCCTTCTGAAAAGACATGGTGCTCCTCTTCTCacatttttagtttctttttgtcTGCTCAAGCTCAAAGTGTCTGCACTTAGGGGCTAATGAATACTTCGTATGAGCTTGGAATTATTATGGATGATTAACATACATAATTATTGATCAGACAAAGATTATAAACTGTGTAGGAGCTTTATGCCATAGTCAAGCATTGGATTGTTTATCAAGAAAATGCTTGTCAAGTTTTAGAAGCTGCTTTTTGTTTCTTGTCAACAGAAAGGCCAAAAATATATGGTGCGACGTGATAGTGGGAAGCCAGATCATCATAATATTGCTGTTTGATTTGTACACTAGTAGATGGCATTGCTGTAGGAGCTCAAGCAAACTTACTATTTGTTGCGCGCGCGGGGTGGGGGGTGCTGGGGCTAGTTTATCAGAAAACCTTCGTCAATAATTTTTACTGTCAATATGCCTTCAATCATTAGCTTAAGTCTGAATGGGTTTTTCGAGAGCTACCTGCTGCTTTATAATTCTCATTATATTTAACGACATTTTTGCCCCCTTTACTCTTTGATTGGCTTCAATTTGTTAATGTAGTTTAACTGAAGCAACCAGAAAAAGTTGTTTTTTTGGGTCAACTCTCTTTGATTCTGTTCCAAACAACTTGTCTTGCTCTGCACTATTATCACCACTTCCTTTTGGCAGTGAAAGGGTGGACCAGTATGCTGTTAATCCTAAAATAACATGGTACATGTCTCAGCACAAGTTATTTTGTTCATTTGACATGGTCCTTTAGTTCTGTTTTGGGGACAGGAGTGTACTTCTGTACCTGTTTTACTTTGTCGTTTTTCTAACACTTGTTGTTTTGCCTAGATACCATTCAATTATTAAGTTGCTGAAATCTCTCATCCGCAAAGCTCACCAGTGCCAACACTTAAGGCTGTTGGAAGAACACTGTTCTGCTCCATCATTGGACCAAGACACCAAAAATATTGCTGCAACTATCTTGAAGGTTTGTCTTTGTTGAACTTCTTAAAATTTTAGTTCATCCCCTTCTTATTTACGGTCCCTTGAGGTTTAATGttatatgaaaagaaagaaaactagTTATTTACTAGTATTCCATTTGACTCCCAAAGATTTGTCAACCAAGCCACAAATATTTTAGAGATTTTGGATATTACTTCAATGTGTGGGCCAGTCTGTTTCCTATTACAATCTCTTATTGTTAATTATCAGAAGAAATCTGGCTCATATGAGGTGCCATTTTTTATCTGACATAACCAGGTGCAGTTAGTGAAAACTGAAAAGTCAATGAATGATCCAACTCAGTTCTCCATATCTAGCATTTCCAGATATATGATTATTAAATGTGTGATGTTCTGAACTGGTTGATATCAGGGAAACAAATCTGAGGCAAGTATATTTCCAAATGATTGTCCAGAAAATGGATTGGCACACTCTTACTTCAAGCCTGAAAGTTGCAATATAACTTCAGAATCACAATCCTCTCTCGTGGAGCCAACCAAGTGTTTTTGTATGAAGAAGCAAGTTGTATCATTTGTTTGGGCTGCTTGTCGAAATATAGTGCCCATAGATTTGCTGGGGACTCCTTCTAATTGGAGAGTTCTAACGAATAATATTTACAAGCTTGTTAAGCTACGAAGGTTTGAGAAATTCATGTCCAAGCAGTGCATGAGGAAAGTTAAACTATCTAGTTATCCTCTACTATCAGATGAGAACTCCCTTTTATTGAAACATAAATTACTAGAACACTGGATATTTTggttgttttcttcttttattgtgcCACTGATTCAAGCCAACTTTTATGCAACTGAAGCTGAGCATGAGAAACAAGATATATTATATTACCGCAAGCCAACCTGGAAGAATCTTATTTCCAAAGCCGTGACTTGCGTAAGGGATCAAGGGTATAAAGAATTAACTGCTGAATCTGTCAGGAATATAATAAGGACTAGGTCATTTGGCTTCTCAAAAGTTCGACTAGTTCCAAAAAGAAGGGGGTTAAGAATGCTTGCAAATCTTAAAGCATCCCTACACTTGCCAGTGAGTCATCCTTGTCGACCCAGAGGTTGGAGAAAAGTAGGCGCTGGTAAAAATTGCAAACACCACAATTACAAGTCTGTTAATGGAGTCCTCAAAGATTTGCATTTAGTGCTCAAACATGTAGTAGCAAAAGAACCAGAGAGGTTGGGTTCATCTGTATTTGGCTACAATGATGTGTATAAAAGGCTTATCCCTTTCTTATCAAATCTGAAGAGTGGGTTTTCTGTCAAATCTGGAGTATTCATCGTTGTATCAGATGTTGAAAGAGCTTTTGACTCTGTAGACCAAGATAAGCTAGTAAGTGTGCTGGATGATCTCAATTTGGAGGATGAATATTTTTTCAGCCGAGTTGTTCAAGTTGTGTGCACTAAGAAGTCTCTGAGGATACCAGAAAACTGGACATTAGGGAGTAAAGAGAATATCCCTGGTCCTGCCAATGTCAGGTCTTTCCTTCCCACTCACTTGTTGCATGGCATTCTTGTAAAGCAACAGGTAGGATGTTTGAACTGCTTTAGGGTAAACACAGCTACATGCAAATTACATGGTTGTTTTTTGGCTTCGTTCACTTTTATGTGAATTTGTTTCATAATTTCTTGGCCCTGATCGTGTTTGTGTGAAAGAGGTcatacttattaccattatttgaaattttgaactgCCTTATGGTAAAAACATCTACATGTACATTTCATGGTCTTCTTGTCTTCTTTCACTTCATGTGAgtttgttttataattttttggtactcattgtaatttttttaaggcATGCATTCTTTTATGTTCCATCCTTGATAGTCTTTGTACATATTATAATTTGCATATCTGAGTACTGTTCTGCAAAAGAAGAAACACATGAGACCGACTAAATAACCAACTAACTTAAAGCAGTGTAAATTAACATGAATGTTTGAAGTTCAAAGAGAAAATTGCGCATTGAGCTCTAGGTAGGTCTCCCAAGGTTAATGATCTATGAGGAATGGGGTGTGGGGTGGGAAGGGCAGATCAATTAAACATCCTACTCCTAGAAAGAGGAATGAATCATTTTTCTGAGTTTTGATTTTGTATCAAGGCTCCTTCAACcaaagaacaagaaaataataatttgatgaaCAGTTATATCTTTCAGTTGAAACATGACCTGACGTTGATATGCTTTAAGAACCTTACTTCCAAAAGTGGCTATAATAAAATCTAAGTTATTGATTGTTCCAGGTTAAAGGCAGAAAAGTAAGAAAAGAACAGCTTCAAAATGATTTGAAGGAGCACATAAAGCGCAATGTACTGCAGTTAGGTATCAAGTTTTTCTTGCAATCTGTCGGTATACCTCAAGGAAGTGTTTTGTCCTCTCTGCTCTGCTCGTTGTATTATGGTCATCTTGAGAATTCAGTGATATTTCCATTTCTTGAGAAAGCTTGTATACCTGCCCCTGGATTTCCTTCAAAGGAACCTTTCCTTGATGATACAGCTGCAAGATATGATCATCTTGTGGCGTGTAAACCTATCAATCTGTTGCTTAGGCTTATTGATGACTTGCTTTTCATCTCAACCTCAAAGGAACAGGCTTCTAAGTTATTCTCCCGGTTGCAGAGAGGGTTTCGTGCCTACAACTGCAACATGAATGAACAAAAATTTGGAACGAACTTTCAGATGAATATTATACCAGGTTTGGGATCGGATAGATTATATGTGGTTGAAGATGGAACTTCGTTTCTTCGATGGAGTGGACTATTTATCAACTGCTCAACCTTGGAAATTCAGGCAGATTACACAAGGTCAGCTATCTTCCTAGTAGCAACATGGCGTCACTTGCGGATTTTCGTGCaagttgttattttatttattttagtgttTCTTAATTGTTTATATTATGATAAAGCGGAGTAGGCCACTCTAGGAATCATTCACTCACTTGCTGAAGAAACTGATACTTCCCTGTTACGCACAGTGTAGCAAAATGACTCTTCTAACATGAACCGTATCAACAGTTGGTCGATAAGCATCACTTATTTTGTAGTCTGCCTTGCTGTAAATCTGGGAAAGATCGGTGTACATTTATAGAGTGTCCATTTTCCACAGGAAAGTTTACCTTGGCTTGTTGTGCAAGGCATTTCTGGCTTTCAAGATGACCTAATTGGTGTAGCAGATCTTCACGTCAgctcatttttttgtttcttcattaATGACTAGGAAGTGTCTTGTAGACTGAAATGGTGTTTTGTTGCAACCACTATTTTATTTAGCATTCTGGCATCAACTATAACCTTATTTGGCTAGCAATTGGCCTATTAAAACAATTTTTGATAACTGAACCTATTTAAACAATTTAATGGTTAGGATATTTGGCTACTAGCAACATTTTCCTCTGCATGATGTTCATACCCTTCTTTCTCATCGACTTTCTCAATGCTCAAGGAATATGATTAATAGGTAGATATTTATTGATGTTATCTTTTGCTGACAGGTACTTGAATTCCCCGCTAAGTTCAACCCTCACTGTTGGCTGGCTAAATAAACCAGGACGTAACTTTAAGGCTAGGTTGTGCAGTTATCTTAGACCGAAATGCCATCCTATATTCTATGATTCTAACATAAACTCAGCAGTTGTGGTCAGACTCAACATTTATCAAGCTTTTCTTCTCTGTGCCATGAAGTTCCACTGCTACCTCTATGATTTATCATGCTTGTATAGATTCAGCACCAAATTTTATGTAGATGCTTTGGAAAAATCATTGAGGTATGAAACATCTAGTACATTATCATTGATGCTGTTTGCCCTTTTTATACACTGGTGTTGGACCTACCTTGTTCAAACTCCGAGAAATGTTTGATCAAGGATAGACCAAGAGcccttctgcatcatatctgaGTGTGTCACATATTCACTGACTCCTTAATTTTTTTGACTTCACTAGGTATATGAAAAGGCTCATCAAGAGGAGGATGTATTCGTTCAAATCTGGTTCAGATTTTCGTCCAGTTCTTGAAGTGGAGAAAGGGGAAATTGAATGGCTTGGATTAACTGCTTATAAACAAGTGTTGAAGAGAAAACCAGCATGGTATAACGAGTTGTTATATGTAATAGAGGCTAAGCTCAAGGCACTTGGTTACCTTAACCTAGTTCAAAGTAGAGCATCAGTATTGCAACATGCCACAGATATCAAGCGTTCCTCCATACTATGGAAGATTAAATATTGACAACACAAGGCTGTAAATTTTCCATTATGTGTGATTGGAAAAGAAGGCTGTAAATTTTGCATGGCCTTCTAAAATGAGCTTTCATATTATTCTTACTCATACTTGGTAACCTATTTTATTCTTACTGTTATGCAGGTATTTAAAGTGACACCAACTCGTAAAGGTTCCATTTGGTGTGCACTGTGCACCCAAGACACTTTCATAGATAGGTATTCATGATCAAATTTGATGATTTTGtcttgttaaaatattttataatgaattcattataaattgaaattatgagtttaatataatatttattatattataaaaaattttgCTATGCCAAATTAtagaattcaaatatatttatgatcAAAGAAATACATCTACCTAATATAAAACTATAACAAAATATGATTATTCTCAAATTACTAAACTAAAGAAggaatttaattaatcaaatcctAAACTTTTTTCTTGTGGTCTCCTAGGTATGTATTATAGACTAAGCATTGCGGCGAAAAAATGCGATTGACAtcttaaaataacaattttattaaGTAATGAATTGAATTTTTTGTAAATAACTAAGTTGTTTGACGGGTATTATAAGTGATAAAGCGACTTTATCATCACGATACATTGAAATccgacttttttttaaaaataaaatagttttcattgtttttcttgtaaagtaaaaaataaataaagtacaCATGTCACTAACTGGTAGTGGTAGTATAGAAATTGTATGCCCTCTTAGGTTACAAGCTTTGAATTGTTAAGGCAGTAAAATCAACAGCCTCCTTTACCCGTAACCCTCAGCTATTTTCAACACTAGAAAAAGGCATACATACATCTCTGTGAAAAGCTAAATCGGTTTCGAAGAAAAGCTTCTCTGCGATGGCAATGGCAGGGCGTATTAGATCTACACTTCCTCACGTACGCAAAGCCCTTTCATCTGATTCAAGATCCGCTCTTTATCCGGCCATTATCTCCAATCCTGAGGTATTCATTCTTATCACAGATTAGACCTACTTTTGGTCTTTgatgtttttgtattttctgGGTTGTGCTTTGATCTGCATCTTCCGTTTAGATTTttcgattttatttttattgactttgAAATTGGATGAGTTTGATTCCCGATTTATGTTTATGTGAAATGGATGAATGTTGTTTCTGGGTGCTAATCTTTTTGTGATGTTATGTAGTCAGAACAAACCCTGCTATGTGgagtcaaatttttaaattgaaagtGAAATTGATGGAAATGATTATATGTTTGCAGCTTAGGGTGGAGTATTTTGGTGTAATTTTCTGATTGAATTCACATGTGAAAATAGTGTCATCATTGTCATTGGAAATACTTTTTTCTGTTATTTGTCTTCTTTGTTTATTGCAAAACAAAACATTTTGACCTCGGTATGTGTGGTGGTGGTTGGATGGGAGGAGGCGGAAATTTTAAGATTATCCTCGCATCATGGCCAAACATTAGccttttaaaactttttttcagGAAGGGGGTTGGTAGCTTGTTGCTATGTGAATATTTAGTTTGTTTCCTggagttccttttttttttattgaaattgcATATCATGGTTTGATTGatggtaactttttttttatttacaccCGAAGTACTTGAAAAGAGAAACCTTCGAATGTGCATAAGCTTGCATATCTCATTTGAAGATTGATTGAATGGCTATTCTTTACAGAACTGTTAAAAGTGTACATGCTGTTGTGATATGGTAAAGTGGTTTGTTTTATTGATGCTTTTTTATGAATGTTGGTCAATTCTTTTTTGCAGTTGTCAAGAAATTATGCTACTGCCCCAGCTGCCAAAGAGAAAAAAGTAAAGGTTAGTAGTCCTATGAGATTGTAGCCGTATTTGTATGTTTGATATTTGTTTCTGAtcgagtttttttttactttttagtgaAGTTGAATCTTTCGCTATGTCACTTATTTCTGCTGAAAGCATTGCATTCCTAGCCTAGAGTAAATACATATTGAATCCCATTGGGTACATCAAATCCTCAAAATGGTATCTGCATAACTAGATCTCCACTAAAGATACAACAATATTGATTCAACTGTAAGCTCCAACATAAAAAACTTAAGCTGACATTTGAAATGTGAAGTCTAATTTACTGATGCATCTTGATTTCAAGTATAATTTGGATCCCAAGAACTTCCTTGAATTTAGTAGAGTTATCAATGCTTTCAAGCAGAATCTAACTCCTATCTTTTCAAAGGTTCGATATAAACCCACAGTATATTGACATTTGACACCAAGTCACTAACTTATTGCTGCCTAAAGCATTGCATTTATAGCCTTGAGTAAATGCAACTTATTGCTGCCTAAAGCAGTGCATTAGCCTAAAGTAAATGCATATTGAAACCCATTGGGTAAATTAACTCCTTAAAATGGTATCTGCATCAGATTAAATTTTCTAGTAAAGATACTACAATATTGATTCAACTGTAAGCtccaatgaaaaaaattaaacctGAAGTTTGAAAAGTGAAGTCTAACTTACTGATGCAtctttgatttcaaattttatttgacgCCCATTGCCTTTCTTGAATTTATTAGAAAAGTTAACAGTTTCAAGCAAAATTCAACTCCTTTCTTTTTTAAGGTTGGATGTAAATCCACACTATATATTGACATTTGACACCAACTTGTTGTCTATCAGTTGGAAATTCTTCTGAATTAGCAAAATTTTGAGCTCCCTTGTATTAATAGGATAAAGTATCTTGCTTGTAAAAGTACCTATGTTTTTGGAAAGAAGAATGAACATAACTTACCTATTATTTTGCACACATCATTAAATTGATTCCTTCGTTTGGGGATTCCCTTGGCAGTGGATGACATGATCTGATGCTTATCTCACATGTGCTCCTAGTGattcctttttatcttttttgctGCCAAGTCCATTAAGTCTGTCATGTAGAGCTGAGATACTGCCCGAAAAGTGTTTACATAAGTTCTTAGCGGTACAACTGCTGGGGATTATTCAAGAGAACAAGTCGATTTTTAACCATGTAATAGTCCCACATTATTGGTTGATAGAGAGTCAACACTGATTTTATCAATGAAGCGCAGGGTTCAGCATTAACTATAACTCTTTCAAGCTGTATGTTgagaaaaacaactcatatCCTCATTATTGTTGTAGAAGACTAGTAATAGGGGATGATTATTAGCTATGTAGTAAAAAACTTTTCCTATTTTCATCAAAAAACTTTCCCTATTCTCCTGTCAGTTATGCATGTCTGGAACCAGTTCATTCTTACCAATTCCACTTTATGTTGGaagttcttttttatattttgactcATGATATCTCAACTGTTTCacctttttctctcttttaagtttaaattcaaaataatagcAATCTCTGTCACTTGAAGCAA belongs to Solanum stenotomum isolate F172 chromosome 1, ASM1918654v1, whole genome shotgun sequence and includes:
- the LOC125843527 gene encoding telomerase reverse transcriptase — translated: MKKRRVPEILWRLFHNRARTLGATILSLIPLKSSTNCQCKGRRCLGCDGEYGAISFLLRENDPDDYRKLLNQCFIVVSDQAPPLHGYDPDCRWAHLELVRKTIEMTISEQCSSSNVISFGYDKMSRCSDIVEALTSPSWSLLLTRIGDVLMVYLLKNTSIFLWLPRNKHHQVAGFPISDLCLKSQVHISVTTYKPSLLHPESRKKRSVDEVYSSARKEMDIRKICEMEKLSTETTVSAEVNSACCEVLPSREGQCYSNRHTPSRGKRKRLSKWLRQRKLRQLKAQGTHSLIPCMSSNTKDEWLGDVKCDVILNSRPPLKKTNAWCSCCSVFDPLSEVKKEILIDRRTMLYKLDSCSSVFPSEHILYSLKPNSSGANELFKEIFGSLGVNVSTEVAPCVHRSNCNLIASSCLYHSIIKLLKSLIRKAHQCQHLRLLEEHCSAPSLDQDTKNIAATILKGNKSEASIFPNDCPENGLAHSYFKPESCNITSESQSSLVEPTKCFCMKKQVVSFVWAACRNIVPIDLLGTPSNWRVLTNNIYKLVKLRRFEKFMSKQCMRKVKLSSYPLLSDENSLLLKHKLLEHWIFWLFSSFIVPLIQANFYATEAEHEKQDILYYRKPTWKNLISKAVTCVRDQGYKELTAESVRNIIRTRSFGFSKVRLVPKRRGLRMLANLKASLHLPVSHPCRPRGWRKVGAGKNCKHHNYKSVNGVLKDLHLVLKHVVAKEPERLGSSVFGYNDVYKRLIPFLSNLKSGFSVKSGVFIVVSDVERAFDSVDQDKLVSVLDDLNLEDEYFFSRVVQVVCTKKSLRIPENWTLGSKENIPGPANVRSFLPTHLLHGILVKQQVKGRKVRKEQLQNDLKEHIKRNVLQLGIKFFLQSVGIPQGSVLSSLLCSLYYGHLENSVIFPFLEKACIPAPGFPSKEPFLDDTAARYDHLVACKPINLLLRLIDDLLFISTSKEQASKLFSRLQRGFRAYNCNMNEQKFGTNFQMNIIPGLGSDRLYVVEDGTSFLRWSGLFINCSTLEIQADYTRYLNSPLSSTLTVGWLNKPGRNFKARLCSYLRPKCHPIFYDSNINSAVVVRLNIYQAFLLCAMKFHCYLYDLSCLYRFSTKFYVDALEKSLRYMKRLIKRRMYSFKSGSDFRPVLEVEKGEIEWLGLTAYKQVLKRKPAWYNELLYVIEAKLKALGYLNLVQSRASVLQHATDIKRSSILWKIKY